A genomic region of Jeotgalibaca ciconiae contains the following coding sequences:
- the accB gene encoding acetyl-CoA carboxylase biotin carboxyl carrier protein: MEFENIKELVSLVDQSSLKEFEYVKDGTSLRLSKNTTPSFAKETMPTEAATETITMQTTPVAEQETSEVVERASTAPEGKVVTSPIVGVVYLQPNPDSDYYVSEGEEIVEGQVVCLIEAMKIMNEIKSEYNGKIVEVLVENEEVVEYNQPLFRIV; the protein is encoded by the coding sequence GTGGAATTTGAGAACATAAAAGAATTGGTTTCTTTAGTTGACCAGTCTTCCTTAAAAGAATTTGAATATGTAAAAGATGGAACATCTTTACGGTTATCAAAAAACACAACCCCTTCTTTTGCAAAAGAGACAATGCCAACAGAGGCAGCTACTGAAACAATTACAATGCAAACAACGCCAGTCGCTGAGCAAGAGACTTCTGAAGTTGTCGAAAGAGCTTCGACTGCTCCAGAAGGAAAAGTGGTTACATCACCAATTGTAGGTGTCGTTTATCTCCAGCCAAATCCAGATTCAGATTATTATGTATCTGAGGGTGAAGAGATTGTAGAAGGGCAAGTTGTTTGTCTAATAGAAGCGATGAAAATCATGAATGAAATAAAATCTGAATACAATGGGAAAATTGTTGAAGTGTTAGTAGAGAACGAAGAAGTTGTCGAATACAATCAACCATTATTCCGTATTGTTTAA
- a CDS encoding acyl carrier protein has protein sequence MTFEKIQAIIVDQLDKDEEEVTLTTNFREDLDADSLDLFQIINDIEDEFDIKIESDEGINTVEDLVKYVDAQLA, from the coding sequence ATGACATTCGAAAAAATTCAAGCAATTATTGTAGACCAATTGGACAAAGATGAAGAAGAAGTGACGTTAACAACAAATTTCCGTGAAGACTTAGATGCAGATAGTTTAGATTTATTCCAAATTATTAATGACATCGAAGACGAATTTGATATCAAGATCGAAAGCGACGAAGGAATCAATACAGTTGAAGATTTAGTGAAATATGTAGATGCTCAACTAGCATAA
- the fabZ gene encoding 3-hydroxyacyl-ACP dehydratase FabZ has product MSLLTAQEVMDIIPNRYPIFFIDKVEELIPGEKVVAYKNVTINEQFFQGHFPGEPVMPGVLIVEALAQAGSIPLLKMEGFEGQTAYLGGLNKVKFRQKVVPGDVLRLQVDIVKLKKYAGIGLGQAFVGDKKVCEVEMTFIIGR; this is encoded by the coding sequence ATGAGCTTACTAACTGCACAAGAAGTAATGGATATTATACCAAATCGTTACCCAATCTTTTTTATCGATAAAGTAGAAGAATTAATCCCTGGAGAAAAAGTGGTGGCATACAAAAATGTTACGATCAACGAACAATTTTTCCAAGGGCACTTCCCAGGAGAACCAGTAATGCCGGGTGTCCTGATTGTAGAAGCACTCGCTCAAGCAGGATCGATTCCATTATTAAAAATGGAAGGTTTTGAAGGACAAACTGCTTATCTGGGTGGATTGAATAAAGTTAAGTTCCGTCAAAAAGTTGTTCCTGGAGATGTATTGCGTCTGCAAGTAGACATTGTGAAATTGAAAAAATATGCGGGAATCGGTCTTGGACAAGCTTTTGTAGGCGACAAAAAAGTTTGTGAAGTTGAAATGACATTTATTATTGGGAGATAA
- the fabK gene encoding enoyl-[acyl-carrier-protein] reductase FabK: MKSVLREMLGIDYPIIQGAMAWVADADLASAVSNAGGLGLIGTGHDPVDVVNHKIADMKAKTDKPFGVNIMLLNPHVEDVVEAVCTSGVKVVTTGAGSPGKYMDKFKAAGIKVIPVVASVALARRMEKDGADAIIVEGMEAGGHIGKATTMALLPQVVDAVTIPVIAAGGIGDGRGMAAAFMLGAVGIQVGTRFVVARESNAHQNFKNSILKAKDIDTVVTGQITGHPVRVLRNKLTREYMQIEKEETSKEKPDFSRMEAMAAGALRRAVVEGDKDYGSMMAGQIAGLIKKEESCKEIIEDYMAVCKDVVFEQTKIWAE, encoded by the coding sequence ATGAAGTCTGTTTTACGTGAAATGTTGGGAATTGATTATCCAATTATTCAAGGTGCAATGGCTTGGGTAGCTGATGCTGATTTAGCGAGTGCAGTTTCTAATGCTGGTGGACTTGGTTTAATTGGGACGGGTCATGATCCAGTAGACGTTGTCAACCATAAGATTGCTGACATGAAAGCAAAAACTGATAAACCATTTGGCGTAAATATTATGTTATTGAATCCGCATGTTGAAGATGTGGTAGAGGCAGTTTGTACGTCAGGTGTAAAAGTAGTAACAACAGGTGCAGGAAGCCCAGGTAAATACATGGATAAATTTAAGGCTGCTGGAATAAAGGTTATTCCAGTAGTCGCTTCTGTTGCACTTGCAAGAAGAATGGAAAAAGACGGTGCAGATGCGATTATCGTGGAAGGTATGGAAGCCGGCGGACACATTGGTAAAGCGACCACAATGGCATTATTGCCACAAGTGGTGGATGCTGTGACTATACCAGTTATCGCTGCTGGCGGTATTGGGGATGGACGTGGAATGGCTGCAGCCTTTATGCTGGGAGCAGTTGGAATCCAGGTTGGAACTCGTTTCGTTGTAGCCCGAGAATCCAATGCCCATCAAAATTTTAAAAATTCCATTTTGAAAGCGAAGGATATTGATACAGTTGTGACTGGTCAAATTACAGGACATCCTGTCCGTGTTTTACGTAACAAACTTACGCGTGAGTACATGCAAATAGAAAAAGAAGAAACAAGTAAAGAAAAACCGGATTTTTCTCGTATGGAAGCGATGGCCGCTGGAGCACTTCGGCGTGCGGTTGTTGAAGGAGATAAAGATTACGGTTCAATGATGGCGGGTCAAATTGCAGGATTAATCAAAAAAGAAGAATCTTGTAAAGAGATAATTGAGGACTATATGGCTGTTTGTAAGGATGTTGTTTTTGAACAAACAAAAATATGGGCTGAATAA
- the accA gene encoding acetyl-CoA carboxylase carboxyl transferase subunit alpha codes for MTEVNEIIKNARSVERITTQEFAELLFENFFEMHGDRRFGDDPAIIGGVATLNGSPVTIIGTQKGRDIKENVYRNFGSPHPEGYRKSIRLMKQAEKFNRPIVTFINTSGAFCDVESEDRGIGEAIAESLLVMSQLTVPILSIFIGEGGSGGALGLAMGNKVWMMENTMYSVLSPEGFASILWKDSSRSKEAAEIMKLTPDDLLELQVIDKIIPESRRKVKLKREELISRMRQDIVEALEEMKSWNKDKIVEQRQARFRNY; via the coding sequence ATGACAGAAGTTAATGAAATTATAAAAAATGCAAGAAGTGTAGAAAGAATCACAACGCAAGAGTTTGCGGAACTTCTATTTGAGAATTTTTTTGAGATGCATGGTGATCGCCGTTTTGGAGATGACCCTGCGATCATTGGAGGAGTAGCAACTTTAAATGGTTCTCCTGTAACGATTATAGGGACTCAAAAAGGACGAGATATAAAAGAGAATGTTTACCGAAATTTTGGCTCTCCGCATCCAGAAGGATACCGCAAATCTATTCGATTAATGAAGCAGGCAGAGAAGTTTAACCGTCCGATTGTAACGTTTATTAATACCTCTGGCGCCTTTTGTGATGTAGAATCTGAAGATCGTGGAATCGGCGAGGCCATTGCAGAGAGTTTGCTAGTAATGTCTCAATTAACGGTCCCTATTCTCTCTATTTTTATAGGGGAAGGCGGAAGTGGGGGAGCATTAGGCTTGGCAATGGGTAATAAAGTATGGATGATGGAGAACACTATGTATTCTGTACTTTCACCAGAAGGATTTGCTTCCATTCTTTGGAAAGATTCTTCTCGCAGCAAAGAAGCAGCGGAGATAATGAAACTCACACCTGATGATCTTTTAGAACTACAAGTCATTGATAAAATCATTCCCGAAAGCAGAAGAAAAGTTAAATTAAAAAGGGAAGAATTAATTTCCAGAATGCGCCAAGATATTGTTGAAGCGTTAGAAGAAATGAAAAGTTGGAATAAAGATAAAATCGTTGAACAAAGACAAGCACGTTTCAGAAATTATTAG
- a CDS encoding cold-shock protein — protein MAHGIVKWFDNEKGYGFIELSDNQDDIFVHFTGINQEGFKALKEGQNVEFTIAEGARGPQATNVNVVDSIPAVRNDSEIQEK, from the coding sequence ATGGCTCATGGGATTGTAAAATGGTTTGATAACGAAAAAGGGTACGGTTTTATTGAACTTTCTGACAATCAGGATGATATTTTTGTTCATTTTACAGGAATTAACCAAGAAGGGTTCAAGGCTTTGAAGGAAGGCCAAAATGTAGAATTTACAATTGCTGAAGGTGCAAGAGGTCCGCAAGCAACAAATGTTAACGTAGTAGATTCAATACCTGCTGTAAGAAACGATTCTGAAATTCAAGAAAAGTAA
- the accD gene encoding acetyl-CoA carboxylase, carboxyltransferase subunit beta, with translation MKLFRKRPYISLEPSTVSEEDVQKPVVPEGLWKKCPNCKKTIYSKDLGEEKICPHCQYNFRISAEERIHLIVDYGSFEEWNQTMAIENPLDFPGYEDKLAKTKEKANTDEAVVTGIAAINGQKTVLCVMDSNFFMGSMGKIVGEKLTQAFERALELKLPVVVFTASGGARMQEGILSLMQMAKVSAAIANHSAAGLLYVTVLTDPTTGGVTASFAMQGDIILAEPGATVGFAGKRVIEQTIKASLPEGFQSAEHVLQKGFIDRIVPRKRLRSAISYLLAIHSPEEMGLEL, from the coding sequence ATGAAATTATTTCGAAAACGTCCATATATTTCTTTAGAACCTTCTACTGTAAGCGAAGAGGATGTTCAAAAGCCGGTCGTGCCGGAAGGTCTCTGGAAAAAGTGTCCAAATTGTAAAAAAACAATCTACAGTAAGGACTTAGGGGAAGAGAAAATTTGTCCTCATTGCCAGTATAACTTCAGAATATCTGCTGAAGAAAGGATTCATCTTATTGTCGACTATGGTTCTTTTGAAGAATGGAATCAAACAATGGCCATTGAGAATCCTTTAGATTTTCCTGGTTATGAAGATAAATTGGCAAAAACAAAAGAAAAAGCAAATACCGATGAAGCGGTTGTTACAGGGATTGCTGCTATCAATGGACAAAAGACAGTTCTGTGCGTGATGGATTCCAATTTCTTCATGGGAAGTATGGGAAAAATCGTTGGTGAAAAATTAACACAAGCATTCGAAAGAGCATTAGAGTTAAAACTGCCAGTCGTCGTATTTACAGCGTCAGGTGGCGCTAGAATGCAAGAAGGTATTTTATCCTTGATGCAAATGGCTAAAGTAAGTGCTGCTATAGCAAATCACAGTGCAGCAGGTTTGCTGTATGTAACGGTATTAACGGATCCGACTACAGGAGGCGTTACAGCAAGTTTTGCCATGCAAGGGGATATTATTTTGGCTGAACCAGGTGCAACAGTCGGCTTTGCTGGTAAGCGTGTAATTGAACAGACCATTAAAGCATCTCTGCCAGAAGGTTTTCAAAGTGCGGAACATGTCTTGCAAAAAGGCTTTATTGATCGTATTGTACCCCGAAAAAGATTACGCTCAGCTATCAGTTATCTTCTAGCCATTCATAGCCCAGAAGAAATGGGGCTAGAGTTATGA
- the fabD gene encoding ACP S-malonyltransferase, with amino-acid sequence MSLAFVYSGQGAQYFGMGKELFDNYEVVRTVFKEASRILEYNIEELCFEENEKLNLTEYTQPAILTVSYAIDQLLTSEGIQPALVAGLSLGEYTALVKANAFSFNEGLKLVMKRGKYMSEAAPPGTGKMVAVMNAERAVIEAACKEAAKTAYVAPANYNMPSQIVIGGEIEGVDKAVELLEAQGVRRMISLQVSGPFHTALLHPAAIQLRDELKKITFQEPTIPVIGNTMAEMMKKDEIPTLLEKQVESAVKWEDSIQKMIAMGVDTFVEVGPGKTLSKFIKKIDKSVSVYNVEDLSSLEKTIAGLKAN; translated from the coding sequence ATGTCACTGGCATTTGTATACAGTGGTCAGGGTGCTCAGTATTTTGGTATGGGGAAAGAGCTTTTCGATAACTATGAAGTAGTTCGTACTGTGTTTAAAGAAGCATCAAGAATTCTTGAATATAATATAGAGGAACTATGTTTTGAAGAAAATGAAAAACTAAACTTAACTGAATACACACAACCAGCAATCCTGACCGTTAGTTATGCGATCGATCAACTTCTTACTTCAGAAGGAATCCAGCCTGCACTAGTTGCCGGATTAAGCCTTGGAGAATACACAGCACTGGTGAAAGCCAATGCTTTTTCTTTTAATGAGGGTTTGAAGTTGGTCATGAAACGCGGAAAATATATGAGTGAAGCAGCACCACCTGGCACAGGGAAAATGGTAGCAGTTATGAATGCAGAAAGAGCAGTAATTGAAGCAGCCTGTAAAGAAGCTGCTAAAACAGCTTACGTAGCACCTGCCAATTATAATATGCCATCACAAATTGTTATTGGTGGAGAAATAGAAGGAGTAGATAAGGCTGTTGAACTTCTAGAAGCACAAGGAGTTCGCAGAATGATTTCACTACAAGTAAGTGGACCTTTCCATACAGCATTATTACATCCAGCAGCAATTCAATTGCGAGATGAATTAAAAAAAATAACTTTCCAAGAACCTACGATACCAGTAATTGGGAATACAATGGCTGAAATGATGAAAAAGGACGAAATTCCAACCCTTTTAGAAAAACAAGTTGAATCAGCTGTTAAATGGGAAGATTCTATTCAGAAGATGATTGCAATGGGCGTAGATACATTTGTTGAGGTAGGACCTGGTAAAACCTTGAGTAAGTTTATCAAGAAAATTGATAAAAGTGTGTCTGTCTATAATGTGGAAGATCTATCATCATTAGAAAAAACAATCGCAGGCCTAAAAGCCAACTAG
- the fabF gene encoding beta-ketoacyl-ACP synthase II produces MNRVVITGMGAITPLGNTVEDFWNKLKNGQNGIKPITKFDASETGITVAAEVEDFDPKLYMDRKEFKRMDLYSQYAVAAAVQAVEDSGLEVDKIDASRFGVIIGSGIGGLNEMESGIIKMHNKGPKRVPPMFVPMTIGNMAAGNTSIKVGAKGISLDIVTACASATNSIGEAYRNIKHGYSDVILAGGAEGTVCEIGIAGFAALTALSESTDPDRASIPFDKERNGFVMGEGAGVLMLESLEHAQKRGATILAEVAGYGTNSDAYHMTAPSVDGSGAGTAMKMAIEDAGITAADIDYINAHGTSTPANDSSETKAIKFALGEEVAKKVAISSSKSMTGHLLGAAGGIESIACVRAIQENFLPPTIGLKVQDEDCNLDYVANVGRPQEIYYALNNSLGFGGHNAVLCFKKWEEA; encoded by the coding sequence ATGAATCGCGTAGTAATTACTGGTATGGGAGCTATTACTCCATTAGGTAACACAGTTGAAGATTTTTGGAATAAACTAAAGAATGGTCAAAATGGGATTAAGCCTATTACGAAATTTGATGCTTCAGAAACAGGAATTACGGTTGCTGCAGAAGTTGAAGATTTTGATCCAAAACTATATATGGACCGCAAAGAATTTAAACGCATGGATCTTTATTCCCAATATGCAGTTGCTGCAGCTGTTCAAGCGGTAGAAGACAGCGGCCTCGAGGTTGATAAAATTGACGCATCTCGCTTCGGAGTTATTATTGGCTCCGGTATTGGCGGATTAAACGAAATGGAATCAGGCATTATTAAAATGCATAACAAAGGTCCAAAACGTGTTCCACCTATGTTTGTGCCAATGACAATTGGAAATATGGCAGCTGGAAACACATCTATCAAAGTAGGAGCAAAAGGAATCAGTTTAGATATCGTAACAGCATGTGCTTCCGCAACCAATTCCATTGGTGAAGCCTATCGAAATATTAAACATGGGTACTCGGATGTTATTCTTGCTGGTGGAGCAGAAGGAACTGTCTGTGAAATTGGTATCGCCGGTTTTGCAGCTTTAACTGCTCTTTCGGAAAGTACTGATCCAGACCGTGCATCCATTCCTTTCGACAAAGAAAGAAATGGTTTTGTCATGGGAGAGGGTGCTGGCGTATTGATGTTAGAAAGTTTAGAACATGCACAGAAACGTGGTGCGACCATTCTTGCCGAAGTTGCTGGATATGGAACGAACTCAGATGCTTATCATATGACTGCCCCAAGTGTGGATGGTAGTGGAGCTGGTACGGCAATGAAAATGGCCATTGAAGATGCTGGTATTACTGCTGCTGACATTGATTACATTAATGCTCACGGAACAAGCACGCCTGCTAATGATTCTTCTGAAACAAAAGCAATAAAATTTGCTCTAGGGGAAGAAGTAGCGAAGAAAGTTGCGATCTCCAGTTCAAAAAGTATGACCGGTCATTTGTTGGGTGCAGCAGGAGGAATCGAGTCGATCGCTTGTGTTCGAGCGATTCAAGAAAACTTCTTGCCACCAACAATCGGTTTGAAAGTACAAGATGAAGATTGTAATTTAGATTATGTAGCAAATGTGGGCCGTCCACAAGAAATTTATTATGCATTAAATAATTCACTAGGATTTGGTGGACATAACGCGGTTCTTTGCTTTAAAAAGTGGGAGGAAGCTTAG
- the fabG gene encoding 3-oxoacyl-[acyl-carrier-protein] reductase, translating to MELKGKTVIVTGSSRGIGEAIAEGFAKEGANIVLNARKPVPEEMVQKLTAYGVKVETILGDISDFEVAKEIISKTKEIFGSIDVLVNNAGINRDKLLMRMDEEDFDITYQVNLKGSFNTIRHALPIMLKQRAGSIINISSVVGETGNPGQANYAASKAGIIGLTKSVAREAAPRGITCNTITPGFIETDMTAALSEKNQKAMMDQIPLKKFGKTKDIAEAAVFLSKSDYITGQTIRVNGGMYM from the coding sequence TTGGAATTAAAAGGAAAAACTGTTATCGTGACAGGTAGTTCCCGTGGGATTGGCGAAGCAATTGCTGAAGGGTTTGCAAAAGAAGGAGCAAATATTGTTCTAAATGCAAGAAAGCCTGTTCCGGAAGAAATGGTTCAAAAACTGACTGCCTATGGTGTAAAAGTAGAAACCATTCTTGGGGATATTAGTGATTTTGAAGTTGCAAAAGAAATTATTTCAAAAACAAAAGAAATTTTTGGTTCGATTGATGTTCTCGTAAACAATGCTGGAATCAACCGAGATAAATTATTAATGCGAATGGATGAAGAAGATTTTGATATTACTTACCAAGTGAATTTAAAAGGTTCCTTCAATACAATTCGTCATGCATTACCTATCATGTTAAAACAACGCGCAGGATCGATTATTAATATTTCAAGTGTTGTAGGTGAGACAGGCAATCCTGGACAAGCGAATTATGCGGCTAGTAAAGCTGGGATCATCGGTTTAACGAAATCTGTTGCTCGAGAAGCAGCACCAAGAGGAATTACGTGTAATACTATTACACCTGGCTTTATTGAAACGGATATGACAGCTGCGCTTTCTGAAAAAAATCAAAAAGCAATGATGGATCAAATCCCATTGAAAAAATTCGGAAAAACAAAAGATATTGCTGAAGCAGCAGTCTTTTTAAGTAAAAGTGATTATATTACTGGACAAACCATTCGTGTAAATGGTGGCATGTACATGTAA
- a CDS encoding tetratricopeptide repeat protein, whose product MSNSIEFPKNFQFYLQAAMELFHLGEIDKTIEHLLKALSIEMDDEIFNFCMSLLQEQNRHTEASDLLKRYKPYLFDSNRMEADDLLLLNVLIESDQLEEARKQIFQRNIEINQSDKNRHFYDMIEQNILIIEAKEESKRQQFIQDTSEESILIAQKSYYHQIDFIKKMKKLPEKNLLQISKNLLIETTIHPLFKTEILQLLIEKEMTDEITIQKSCYTKSFLVSNLHLMEESLFYLKIMEQMRLGTYSVDDKERLTTNLFLHMAYFYPFEQEAFPSTEVWIELVLEGNHSQGDEMEKIITNRSIQEVEGGLDILTDL is encoded by the coding sequence ATGTCAAATTCGATAGAGTTTCCTAAAAATTTTCAGTTTTATTTACAAGCTGCAATGGAGTTGTTTCATTTAGGTGAAATTGATAAAACAATTGAACATTTATTAAAGGCGCTTTCGATTGAAATGGATGATGAAATTTTTAATTTCTGTATGTCACTATTACAAGAACAAAATCGACATACAGAAGCAAGCGATCTTCTAAAAAGGTACAAACCTTATTTATTTGACTCTAATCGGATGGAAGCTGACGATTTACTGTTACTAAACGTATTAATCGAAAGTGATCAGCTAGAAGAGGCTAGGAAACAAATCTTTCAAAGAAATATTGAAATCAATCAATCTGATAAGAACCGACATTTTTATGATATGATTGAACAAAATATTCTGATTATTGAAGCAAAGGAAGAATCAAAGAGACAACAATTCATTCAAGACACCTCTGAAGAAAGTATTCTGATTGCCCAAAAGAGTTATTATCATCAAATTGACTTTATTAAGAAAATGAAAAAGTTACCTGAAAAAAACTTACTTCAGATCTCGAAAAATTTATTAATAGAGACAACAATTCATCCGCTATTTAAAACGGAAATACTTCAGTTATTGATTGAGAAGGAAATGACGGATGAGATAACAATTCAAAAAAGTTGTTATACAAAATCATTTTTAGTTTCTAACTTGCATTTGATGGAAGAATCGCTTTTCTACTTAAAAATAATGGAACAAATGCGACTGGGTACATACTCAGTAGATGATAAAGAACGATTAACTACTAACCTGTTTTTACATATGGCCTATTTTTATCCCTTTGAACAAGAAGCCTTTCCATCAACAGAAGTATGGATTGAGCTAGTCTTAGAAGGGAATCACTCTCAAGGAGATGAAATGGAAAAAATCATCACAAATAGGAGCATTCAAGAGGTAGAAGGAGGATTGGATATTTTAACTGATTTATAA
- a CDS encoding ribonuclease HI family protein: MIRVFVDGASNPNKENSSVGVLIIEDGKQTQIGKKLDGFHENHQTEYFAFLYALELLLKDHKNDQLVLCHSDSKMLVDAVNKRFTSNDKYKELLSRSLELVSRFSDFHIKWVPEKNNKGAHQLAKNALYSNKKSQ; the protein is encoded by the coding sequence ATGATTCGAGTATTTGTAGATGGAGCATCTAATCCAAATAAAGAAAATTCATCCGTTGGCGTTTTGATAATAGAGGATGGAAAACAAACTCAAATTGGGAAAAAATTAGACGGCTTCCATGAAAATCATCAAACAGAGTATTTTGCTTTTTTATATGCATTAGAATTACTATTGAAGGATCATAAAAATGACCAATTAGTTTTATGTCATTCAGACAGTAAAATGTTAGTAGATGCAGTTAATAAAAGATTTACAAGTAATGATAAATATAAAGAGTTGCTGTCACGGTCTCTAGAGCTAGTCAGTCGTTTTTCTGATTTTCATATAAAATGGGTGCCAGAAAAGAACAATAAAGGCGCTCATCAATTGGCTAAAAATGCTTTGTATTCCAATAAAAAATCACAATAA
- a CDS encoding acetyl-CoA carboxylase biotin carboxylase subunit — MLKKVLIANRGEIAVRIIRACHEMGIQTVAVYSEADSEALHTQLATEAICIGPARASDSYLNMTSILSAAVVTGAQAIHPGFGFLSENSIFATMCEEMNIKFIGPKAETIDLMGNKSNARNAMMEAAVPVIPGSKDYMHTTEEVAKKADELGYPVILKAAAGGGGKGMRKVMAEGELEALFSQAKAEAKAAFGDDRMYIEKIISPARHIEVQILADEQGNVIHLGERDCSLQRNHQKVLEESPSTYITEKTRQEMGETAVRAAKHVGYRNAGTIEFLVDTDEKFYFMEMNTRIQVEHPVTEMATGIDIVKEQLRIASGLPMTIQQEDIQITGHTIECRINAENPAEGFRPSSGAIDYLFLPSGGNGLRVESAMYGGYKIPPFYDSMIAKIITKGEDRKEAIAKMRRALQELVIHGVETNQYFQEAILEDERFVSGDFDTDYLQNTFLQTWQPPTSEQ; from the coding sequence ATGCTGAAAAAAGTATTGATAGCAAATCGAGGGGAAATTGCCGTTCGAATTATTCGAGCGTGTCATGAAATGGGTATCCAGACGGTTGCTGTCTACTCTGAAGCAGATAGCGAGGCTTTGCATACCCAATTAGCGACGGAAGCAATTTGTATTGGTCCAGCACGTGCGAGTGATTCCTACTTAAACATGACGAGCATTCTTAGCGCAGCAGTTGTTACGGGAGCGCAGGCGATTCATCCGGGATTTGGATTTCTATCTGAAAATAGCATCTTCGCCACTATGTGTGAAGAAATGAATATTAAGTTCATTGGTCCAAAAGCAGAAACCATCGATCTAATGGGAAATAAATCAAATGCAAGAAACGCGATGATGGAAGCAGCCGTGCCAGTTATCCCTGGCAGTAAAGATTACATGCACACAACAGAAGAAGTTGCTAAAAAAGCAGATGAACTCGGTTATCCAGTTATTTTAAAAGCAGCAGCTGGTGGTGGTGGTAAAGGGATGAGAAAAGTAATGGCTGAAGGAGAACTGGAAGCATTATTTTCTCAAGCCAAAGCCGAAGCCAAAGCAGCTTTTGGAGATGACCGCATGTACATTGAAAAGATTATCAGCCCAGCGCGCCATATTGAAGTTCAAATATTAGCGGATGAGCAAGGAAATGTTATCCATTTAGGCGAACGCGATTGTTCTTTACAAAGAAATCATCAAAAAGTCTTGGAAGAATCTCCTTCCACTTACATTACTGAAAAAACACGTCAAGAAATGGGCGAGACAGCCGTTCGAGCAGCCAAACATGTTGGCTATAGAAACGCTGGAACGATTGAATTTTTAGTAGACACCGATGAAAAGTTCTATTTCATGGAGATGAATACACGTATTCAAGTAGAACATCCTGTAACTGAAATGGCTACAGGCATTGATATTGTAAAAGAGCAATTACGAATTGCAAGCGGCTTGCCAATGACCATCCAACAAGAAGATATTCAAATAACAGGTCATACAATTGAATGTCGAATCAATGCAGAAAATCCTGCAGAGGGGTTCAGACCCTCATCAGGGGCGATTGATTATTTGTTTTTACCAAGTGGTGGAAATGGATTACGCGTAGAAAGTGCTATGTATGGTGGTTACAAAATTCCTCCATTTTATGATTCTATGATTGCTAAGATTATTACGAAAGGTGAAGATCGTAAAGAAGCAATTGCTAAAATGAGAAGAGCATTGCAAGAATTAGTTATTCATGGTGTTGAAACAAATCAATATTTCCAAGAAGCTATTTTGGAAGATGAAAGATTTGTTTCAGGAGACTTTGATACTGATTATTTACAGAACACCTTTTTACAAACTTGGCAACCTCCTACTAGTGAACAATAA